AGTAGTCAATATGAAACTGAGATTttaccgagagagagagagagagagagagtggttgGTTAGATGAACGAAACTATAAATTTGTAGTCGTTAATATATCTCCTTCTTCCAATTAACTTCTTTTTCAACTTGGTTTCTTAAAAAACACTgaaaaataagataataatGGATGAAACTCTTTGTTGGAAGGACAAGTGGCATCTTATCAATGTTCTACATGAAGTGTAACTATGAACTCATCGAATCACAACCGTCTGTCCATAGTAAACCCATATATATACTTCCACTCCAACCCCAACTCTAACTAGAGTTGGTAAATTACACTACGTATGTTAGATTGATCTTTGTTTGAAGAGGGACTCTTATCTTAATATTATTCAACAAATTAAACTCtttcaatcaaatcaaaccctATATATAGATAGAGTCAATACATGGTATAGCCATTATTAGTATTATATTATAAGAAGATATATTGATCAGATATAGTTTGGTGCAGTTCAGTTCTGGTGCGTGCTCGACAATGGAGAAGGGACGTGCCATAATGTTCtacttcttcctcatcttcattcttcttgtttcctctttctctcttcttgtgGTTCCTGAACAAGAAACAAATAATCAAAAGATtactgttgtgtttgcttttggTGATTCAACTTTAGATCCATGGAATAACGATGGattgacaactctaatgcaTGGTGATCACCTTCCAAACGGTCGTGACTTCGAAGGTGGTATCGCTACAGGCCGTTTCACTAATGGAAAGCTCGTTACAGAAATGATCGTTTCTAGTCTAGGGATTAAAGATTCAGTCCCAGCCTTCAGTCCCAGCCTACCTTGATCCAAAGATCACCAACCATGACTTGCTCACCGGTGTCAGCTCTGCCTCTACCGGTTCTGGATTGGACGACATGACGACCGATATAAGTTTTGTTATAAAAATGTCAACTTAGTTGGTTCACTTCCAAGAGTGCAGTGCACACCGTCAATGCATACACATGCACAATTCCAGTAGTCAAATGACAAATGTCGTTGTTCCTTTTTAAATTGACATATATACCCTTCAGTTGATTTAAAAACAAGGAATCAGGATCTAAATTTGGACCAACCGATTCTAATCTGGATTGACTGGACCGATTCTATTCTAGATTCATCCAAATTTGTAGCAATACCGAATCTTTGATTTTAGATTTCTCGTGGGCCCAACTCTATCTCTGAATATCGGAATGCCACATAACCATGAGATTAGTGGGCCACTCATATGGATGTGAAGacatttctcctccttttatAAAGAAACCCCctggattattatcctctcgaTATCCTaaagtgcggcagtgctaggtggagatgttgacacctagCAGATGTCGCATCCAATGGTCTGATCTCATTGTTATGGATCGTTGGATGCAGCAGCTACcaggtgttgacatctccacctagcattgcAGTACTaccacactttaaggaattggagaggataattttccctccCTTAAATCAAAAGATTTTTATCTAAGGTGGTGATGTTATTGTCAATAGCTATtagctcggttggttggaggCTTGCCGGTTGAACTAAAGGAGTATCAAGGGACATttatagaaggaaaaaaggacACATGTCATCACCTAACATACATAAATGTACATGTATTGGGACCCACATTGATTGCCATCAATACTAATATCGATACAATTTCGaccttatttttattaattacttttttgcccttggTTTTTGTACCACCAGTGAAATAGGGGTGAAACATGGGacggattttttaaaaccctagcctaaccttgagtcctcttagctcaaccctggcccaacccaaccctaacccagggcctaaaaatttcaaccctaacccgccctcaaggttgaaaaatccagcccaggccctgttcgggctaaGGGTGGGCCAAGGCAAGCTTGGGCTGATAGGGCCAAATTTACACCCCTAGGTTGaattctcaagtctcaaccctaacccctCATCTACAAAACGATAAAAATGTCAAAGGATAGTCGAAGATTCGTATTCGATCCATGtgcatatccatttaggagaatccgaatttAAAAATTCATTATCTGGAAATTATCCAAATCTATCTGAAAactaataggatattatccggATCCTTCCAAATATaatggatacgaatatgataatgccactatttCATGGAATTCGATCGGTTTACATCCTTAATTATTATAAGCATAGTCAATCTCAACCATTCACTAGACACGTGTAACCTATAGTTCTAAGATTCCTAGTCATATTATACAACAAATAATAGTAGTCAATATGAAACTGAGATTttaccaagagagagagagagagagagagagaaagtgagtGGTTGGTTAGTTGAACGAAACTACAAATTTTTAATCGTTAATATATCTCCTTCTTCCAATTAACTTCCTTTTCAACTTGGTTTCttaaaaaaccttaaaaaataagataatagtGGATGAAACTCTTTGTTGGAAGGACAAGTGGCATCTTATCAGCGTTCTACATGAACTGTAACTATGAACTCATCGAATCACAACCTTCCGTCCATAGTAAACCCATATATATACTCCCACTCCAACACCAACTCTAACTAGAGTTGGTAAATTACACTAAGTACGTTAGATTGATCTTTGTTTGAAGAGGGACTCTTATCTTAATATTAGTCAACAAATTAAACTCtttcaatcaaatcaaaccctATATATAGATAGAGTCAATACATGGTATAGCCATTATTAGTATTATATTATAAGAAGATATATTGATCAGATATAGTTCAGTGCAGTTCAGTTCTGGTGCGTGCTCGACAATGGAGAAGGGACGTGCCATAATGTTCtacttcttcctcatcttcactCTTCttgtttcctctttctctcttcttgtgGTTTCTGAACAAGAAGCAAATAATCACAAGATtactgttgtgtttgcttttggTGATTCAACTTTAGATCCAGGGAATAACGATGGattgacaactctaatgcaTGGTGATCACCTTCCATACGGTCATGACTTCCAAGGTGGTATCCCTACTGGCCGTTTCACTAATGGAAAGCTCGTTACAGACATGATCGTTTCCAGTCTAGGGATTAAGGATTCAGTCCCAGCCTACCTTGATCCAAAGATCACCAACCATGACTTGCTCACCGGTGTCAGCTTTGCCTCTGCCGGTTCCAGATTGGACGACATGATGGCCGATATAAGTTCTGTTATAAAAATGTCAACTCAGTTGGTCCACTTCCAAGAGTGCAGTGTACACCGTCAGCGCACACACATGCACAAGTTTAGTAATCAAATGACAAATGTCGTTGTTCCTTTTTAAATTGACATATATACCCCCTTCAGTTGAttttaaaacaaggaatcagGATCTAAATTTGGACCAACCGATTCTATTCTGGATTGACTGGACCGATTCTATTCTGGATTCATCCAAAGTTGTAGCAATACCAAATCTTTGATTTTAGACTTCTTGTGGGCCCAGCTCTATCTCTGAATATCAGAATGCAACATGACCATGAGATTAGTGGGCCACTCATATGGATGTGAAGacatttctcctccttttacAAAGAAACCCCgtggattattatcctctccaattcctaaagtgcggtagtgctaggtggagatgttgacacttgGCAGCAGCTGCATCCAATGGTCCGATCTCATTGTTATGGATCGTTGGATGCAGCAGCTCCcaggtgttgacatctccacctagcattgccgcactgccacactttaaggaattggagaggataattttccctccCTTAAATCTAAAGATTTTTATCTAAGGTGGTGATGTTATTGTCAACAGCTATtagctcggttggttggaggCTTGCCGATTGAGCTAAAGCAGTATTAAGGGACATttatagaaggaaaaaaggacACATGTCATCACCTAACATACATAAATGTACATGTATTGGGACCCACATTGATTGCCATTAGTACTAATATCAATACAATTTCgacattatttttttaattacttttttgcccttgatTTTTGTCACCATTCACCAGTGAAATAGGGGTGAAACATGggccggattttttaaaaccctagcctaaccttgagtcctcttagctcaaccctggcccaacccaaccctgacccagggcctaaaaatttcaaccctaacccgccctcagggttgaaaaatccagcccaggccctgttcgggctaaGGGTGGGCCAAGGCGAGCTTGGGCTGATAGGGCCAAATTTACACCCCTAGGTTGaattctcaagtctcaaccctaacccctcatcaacaaaacgaTAAAAATGTTAAAGGATAGTCGAAGATTCTTATTCGTTccatgttcatatccatttaggagaatccgaattcAAAAATTCATTATCCAAAAATTATCCGAATCTATCTAAAAactaataggatattatccggATCCTTCCAAATATaatggatacgaatatgataatgccactattccacggaattcgatccgtttacatccttaattATTATAAGCATAGTCAATCTCAACCATTCACTAGACACGTGTAACCTATAGTTCTAAGATTCCTAGTCATATTATACAACAAATAATAGTAGTCAATATGAAACTGAGATTttaccaagagagagagagagagagagagagtggttgGTTAGATGAACGAAACTACAAATTTTTAATCGTTAATATATCTCCTTCTTCCAATTAACTTCCTTTTCAACTTGGTTTCTTAAAAAACACTGAAAAATATAAGTATATTGGATAGTAAGTCAACAAATCACAACTATCCGAGCCATGTAGTCCACATGGTTGGGACCATATTCTACCAAACTCTTTCTATCAaagcctatatatatataagaattttttttttggtgataaaacaagaaaagatgTATTAAGATAAGGAGGTATATACAGTTTTGTTGATTAGTGCATGATGAGCCACATTCATTGCTACAGTTATACAAAAAGGTTCTCCCTGAGCTATAAACTTAATGTTACTATACGAGTCTGAAATATAAAGCAGATTTTTAAGATGCTGCCAGGGCCAGGCtgatttggttggagatggaagaacatcggTGATCATAGGGTAAGAACACCATACTTCTTGAATCTACAACCCCAAAATTGAAGCTTGATCCAACCCAGTCTGAATATTGTACAATACCGGCTCCAGTTCCGACGAAGCAGACTAAAAACCAGCAACAAAAAAGATAAGTCGTCCTCCTGTCAAAAAAAAGTAAGACCATCCCGCCATACTCAACCCTGGTATGTAGTAtcctgcacaaattaaaacaTGAAAGTGTAGTTTTGGTAAACCATGGAATTGTGAAATAGACAAGCAAATATCCGGGTCATTATTTACATTCGGGGATGCAATATGGGGGGGGGGATATTTTCATGTCAGATAAATAAAGTGAAATTAGGTTTATAATCCgagttggattaggactctctGACCCAAACACAGCCATATTTCGGGCAGTCCAAATAAAATTGcaagttataataaaaacattaaaaagCCAGACCAGAGATTATTTTTCGAGGTTGGTTTTGAGGAACATAGAAATGCATAATTCTAGCAGATTTGGAGAGGCCAAAAATTCAGTTCTCAAGCCCAGAGGTCCTGCCACCCATAgatgtttaacccaatcacaagatatgAATAAGTGCCAGTATGATTCTGCACAATTTCCACAAAGAGCACAGGAAGGGTAGATCAAAAGCCATTTTGAGAGAGCAGCCTTGATAGGGAGTCCTGTATTCAGAAGAcgccagaagaaaattttaaatttcggatggatgtgaagtttccaaaaaaatttccaccaagcaTTGTTAATCAGATGAGCGCTTAATGGAAGGATTCAGTCTAGTGGCAGCTAACTTAGTTTTGAAGAGGCCTTACTTGGAGGGTATATACCACCAACCATCTTCACAATGAGAAAAATTGAGAAGAGTTAAATGCGAAATGATATTGGGAGGTAAAACTTGGTTAAGGGAATCGACATCCCAACAACTTCTCATCCTATATTTTTGAATAGAATAAGAGAGCATATCCTTATTAACAGAAGTTAAAGAGTGCTCAAAAGGTTCCCAGGGAGAGAAGGAATCCATTTTTTAGTCCATAAGAAGATGGATTTGCCGTTGCCAACCTTCCTAATGACCGATTTTTCAAGATCCAGAATAATATTTGTAATACtattccaaacccaagaacCCTTCCTTTTCCTAGTAGCAGGGTCAAAAAAGGAATTATTTGAAAAGTACTTCCCCTTGACAACTCTGGACCAAACAGAAGAAGTATCAGTTATTAACCTCCAACCTACTTTTAAGATGAGCGCTCTATTATGGTGTTCGGCCTTTCTAAACCCCAGACCCCCCTTGGCTTTGGGAACGCACAATTTGTCCTAGGAGATGTAACAAGCTCTCTTTTCTGACCCTCAGGAGTtccaagccaaaaaataaagcaaatagAATTAATTTAACGACACCCttttaatggaaataagaaACAGTTCCTGAGGTAGGAAGGAGTTGCAGCTGATGCAGATTTTATCAATACCCACGACCTACAAAGGATAGACAATTAGATTTCCATTTAGCCAATTTGTGTTGCATCCGTGTAACAATCCCATTAAGATCTTTTATTTTTGATCTACAATGAAATAGGTTAGTGCCCAAATAAGTAGCGTCCTTGGACATTTCCAAGATACCAATAAGAGAGCAAAGGGCATGTCTCTCTATTGTAGGAACATTTTTACTAAAATGAATTGCACTCTTCTTCAAGTTAATTTCTTGACCAGACAGGTCAGAAAAAAGATCCAATATAGCCTTGATAGTCAGAAGATCTTCCTGCTCAGCACGGTAAAAGATGAACATATCATCAGCAAGGAATAAATGTGATATTTCAGGTGCTGACCTAGATATCTTGATTCCTTGAAACAAATTCAGATCACGGTAAGTGGTTAGTAAATGAGAAAGAGCCTCCatagcaaaaaagaaaaggtatggACTTAGAGGGCAACCTTGGCGTATTCCCCTCGAGGCTCTAAAGTTATCAAAGGGACTCCCATTCAGTTTAATTAATAGAAAAACTGGTAGATGAGATCAGACAATTAATCAAGGAAACCCATTTCTCACCGAATCCCAGAAATTTAAATAGAGACGTTATCAAACACCATTCAACACGGTCATAAGCCTTAGATATGTCAATTTTGATAGCTgcaaatttcttcttccctttagtTCGATTGAGAAAGTGAAAGATTTCCTGCGCCATAACAATATTGTCAATAGTTTGTCTGCCAGGCACAAAAGCAGCTTGGAAGGGTGAAATAATTGTGTTTAGGTAGTTCTTCAAGCGATTAGCCATTAATTTAGAGATTATTTTATACGAAACATTGCAAAGGCTAATCGGCAAAGTCTTCAACATAGGCAGTAGAGTCCTTGGGGATCAAACAGATGAGAGTATGGTTTAGCCCAGGAGGTAAAGATCCattattaaagaaagaaattacCATTTTCCAAATATCAGGGCAAACAAGTTCCCAGCATTTTTGGAAGAAAACGGCCTGAAACCCATCAATTCCAGGGCCTTTCAAGGACCCCATAGAGAAAACTACCTTCTTAATCTCCTCCAATGTTGGAAGAGAGCAAAGACTATCCGAATCCGCAATGGAAATGGCCTGGGGGCATAAGCATTCAATAAATTCTGCCTCAAGGGGGTTAGAAGAGGTAAAAATATTCTTCAGGTGGGAAGCAAAGGAGTGAGCAATAGCCATCGGGCCCTCCACCTTATTACCTGAGGAGTTAAGAATAAAATTGATCCTTCTTTTCCTGAGATTCGTCTTAACTACAGCATGAAAAAATTTAGTGTTACGATCCCCATCTTTAATATACATATGTCTCGATTTCTGTATCCAAAAAGCCTCTTCAGCATAAAAAATCCATTCCGCCTGTTTTTGAATTTTACCAAGCAAAATAGAGTTAGGGTTACTCCCATCAGcactttcaaaaaattggtcaaAGAGTCTATTTTTTAGGTTAAAAACGTGACCAAAAGTATTTTTGTTCCAAATTCTGAGGGAGTTAGCCAAGGAGGCAAGTTTGACAGTGATTTGGTCCTGTTGGAGATGGTTCCAACAATTGTTACAAAAGGATTTGAATTCAGGGTGAAATGTCCAAGCATCTtggaaatgaaattttttttataactcGGTCTGGATCCAGCCGTGGAGAGTAGTAGAGGGTTATGGTCAGAGCCGAGAGCAGACAGTTTGGTAATAGAAGCATCAGGTAAAATAGAAAACCAAGTATGTTGAGCCAATCCTCTATCAAGGCATTCTTTCACAAGCTTGGGGGGTTTTTGTTTATTGGTCCAAATGAATCTAGGGCCATTAAAATGAACATCctcaagagaaaagaaagaaataatttcCCTAAGTAACAGGGTACCAAGGGAGGGGTGGAAATGGGCCCCACCAAATTTTTCCGACTCATCTATGATTTCATTCAAATCTCTGAATAAGCAAAAGGGCTCTATGAGGGACGCCAAGAAATTCAAAAActcctttatatatataagaattaGCCCAacgtaaagaagaagaagaaagatagagaaaaaagataaataagaGGAAAGATGATGAGGGATGGTGAGCGAacaaatcaagaagaagatattaTAAGTATTCTTGCTGTATCCACTAGGGagttatatatttatttataagctCTCCTACAAGAAGAGTTAGAAAGATGAGACAGTTAGTTGAGAAGTGAACATTGGAATTTGGAAGAGGAGTAGGGCCAATTATTGAAATTGAGTGCTTGTTGTTGCGCTATTTCCCAACGTCACCCCCAATTAAGTAAAAAGTCTGGTTCATACCACGTGTTATGGTGAGCTTAGACACGTGTGTAGAAGTCTTTTGGGTCCCTCGCACCATGTGTACATGGTCAAACTGCCATCAACTTGATTTCTCTCTGAACAGACCAGACCAGACCAGACCAGATCAGATCGACCAGTCCAGactttgagttttttttttttttttataaggaaATTTTATTAACGGGAGAACAACGTTCCCACAAAGTTGGAgtacaaaaagagagaaatacaGCTAGGAGGTgaatgaagagagaaagagttaCATTGATAATATGCTCCTCTAGAAGCCAAAATATCAGCTACAACATTGTCTTCTCTCAGGGAATGTACGAAGTGGATAACTTAAAAAATACAGCTGAGGTGAAAATTGTCAGATACTAGTGGAGCGATCCGCCAAGGAATTGCTTGAGAATGATTATTGAGAAGCTTTATTATTAGAAGACTGTCGCTCTCAATGATGATCTTCTTGAGATTGAGGGAAAGGGCAACCATGAGCGCTCTCTTGATGGCAGTTGCTTCAGCTACCAATGCAAAATTCCAACCAATTCCTTCCGAGAAGCAGCAAGTGAAAGATTTAGAGCTTCTGCAGACGCCACCAATACCAGATCTACCCGGATTCCCTTGACTAGCGCTGTCAACGTTGAACTTTAAGCAGGGTCAATTAGGAGGAATCCATTTGATAAGTCTGGGTTCTCTACTCCTTTCGAAGTGGAAGTTCTCAACTTGTTCTCTAGCACCAGCAATCGCTCGGAGAATTATCTCATTAGTATTTAGAGTTCTTTGCCTGAACAGAAAATCCCAATAACCAATCCAAATGTTCCATATAATGCTGCAACATAGAGCTATTTTCAGAATATTTTCTTTACTAGAATTGTTCTACTGCTTGAtgaagtccaagattgctagaGAGATTGATGAGCGAGAGCTATTGGAGAATAAACCCAATCGTATCCATATTTGTCGGATCCTGCTGCATTTCATGAAAAGGTGATCTTTAGTCTGATTTTGGTGATGGCATAAAGGACATTACGGATCAAGGGAGAGGCCTCTTCTATTGAAAAGATTAGGAAGAGGGACTTTGTGGTGTAAGATTTTCCAAATGAGATGTTGAACCTTGGGGGCAGCTGGGAGATGCCAAATTTTGTTCCAATGAGGATCCGTGGAGAAGTTAAAGCCCTTGGTTGCAATATTGTATGCGGATGCCACAGTGAATTTTCCATTCGATGTTTCTGCACATATGATGGAATCATCTCTTGGGAAAATAGGGATGGTAATGGATATGATTCTTAAAGCAATATCTGGGGGCCACCACTTGAAAATCAAGCCCCAATTCCAAGATCCTGTATGAGAGTGAATGAAGTGACCAACTCTTCTAGGAGGATCATGTGGTAAAGGGTATGGAGCTAAAGGAGGAGGAAAATGGGGGATCCAGAAATCATTCCAAGGGTCAATTGAGCACCCATTCCCCACTTGATAAAAAATACCTTTGCGGAGAAGGTCTCTAGCTGAGCAGACTGATTTCTATCCCCAAGATGAATTTCCTAGGCATTTTGTTTCAAGGAAGGTAGTGGAAAGAAAGTGTTTTTCTTTCATCAACCTCCCCCATAATGATATGGGAGTTAAAAGTTCCCAAGCCTTCTTTGCGAGAAGAGCCAGATTCATTAAGGCTGATAGTTTAATGTTGAGTCCGCCATACCTTTTCGGTTCACAGATTGTGTTCCATGACACAATGGAGATCATGGATTTGCTTCCATTTGACCAAAAAAAGATTCTACTTGTTGCATCCAAGGTCTTGTGAACTGAGGAGGGGATCT
The sequence above is a segment of the Telopea speciosissima isolate NSW1024214 ecotype Mountain lineage chromosome 7, Tspe_v1, whole genome shotgun sequence genome. Coding sequences within it:
- the LOC122668628 gene encoding GDSL esterase/lipase At5g45960-like, whose product is MEKGRAIMFYFFLIFTLLVSSFSLLVVSEQEANNHKITVVFAFGDSTLDPGNNDGLTTLMHGDHLPYGHDFQGGIPTGRFTNGKLVTDMIVSSLGIKDSVPAYLDPKITNHDLLTGVSFASAGSRLDDMMADISSVIKMSTQLVHFQECSVHRQRTHMHKFSNQMTNVVVPF